Proteins encoded within one genomic window of Mycolicibacterium monacense:
- a CDS encoding Rieske 2Fe-2S domain-containing protein, whose translation MSTVGKNDIQQLVAAGREGLAKGRLPAGLVANAELHKLEAQRVFGRCWQFLAHETEIPQAGDYVVRYLGGGSIIVVRGEDGEVRAMANSCRHRGTMLCRTEMGNTSHFRCPYHGWTYRNTGTLAGVPAQKEVYGVEMDKNEWSLTQVPRLENYGGMIFGCLDEKAEPLVDYLGDMAWYLDLITQKSKGGLEVRGEPQRWIIDSNWKLGADNFVGDAYHTLMTHRSAVELGLAPPDPKFASEPAHISLSNGHGLGVLGVTPGQPMPPFMNYPPEIVDGLAAAYGDQDRADMLQRSAFIHGTVFPNLSFLNVLIGRDKKSMPVPMLTFRLWRPLSHDTMEVWSWFLVEKDADEEFKQQSYETYVRTFGISGVFEQDDAETWRSITAGTQGILAGSQTLNFEMGMGVLTSDDTWKGPGRPLSSGYAERNQREFWGRLLELLTDSGDDASETEPKPQLLAQSRTNADEVA comes from the coding sequence ATGTCTACTGTCGGTAAGAACGACATTCAGCAACTGGTAGCGGCCGGCCGAGAAGGCCTTGCTAAGGGCCGTCTGCCCGCCGGGCTGGTCGCCAACGCAGAACTCCACAAGCTCGAAGCTCAGCGAGTCTTCGGCCGGTGCTGGCAATTCCTGGCCCACGAGACGGAGATCCCCCAGGCAGGGGACTACGTGGTCCGATATCTGGGTGGCGGTTCGATCATCGTTGTCCGCGGCGAAGACGGCGAAGTGCGCGCCATGGCGAACTCGTGTCGGCACCGCGGAACAATGCTGTGCCGCACGGAGATGGGCAACACTTCGCACTTCCGCTGCCCCTATCACGGCTGGACCTACCGCAATACCGGAACTCTGGCGGGTGTACCCGCACAAAAAGAGGTCTATGGGGTCGAGATGGACAAGAACGAGTGGAGTCTTACCCAGGTTCCGCGCCTCGAGAACTACGGCGGAATGATATTCGGTTGCCTGGACGAGAAGGCAGAACCTCTCGTTGATTATTTGGGCGATATGGCGTGGTATCTGGACCTGATCACCCAGAAGTCCAAGGGTGGACTGGAGGTGCGGGGTGAGCCCCAGCGTTGGATCATCGACTCCAACTGGAAGCTCGGCGCGGACAACTTTGTCGGGGACGCCTACCACACGTTGATGACGCACCGATCGGCGGTCGAGCTCGGTCTGGCTCCGCCCGATCCGAAATTCGCATCGGAGCCGGCGCATATCAGTCTCTCCAACGGTCACGGCCTCGGCGTCCTCGGGGTAACGCCCGGGCAACCGATGCCGCCCTTTATGAACTATCCACCCGAGATCGTCGATGGACTCGCAGCGGCTTACGGCGATCAGGACCGCGCAGACATGCTTCAGCGTTCGGCCTTCATTCACGGCACGGTCTTTCCCAACCTGTCGTTCCTCAACGTCCTCATCGGTAGGGACAAGAAGTCAATGCCAGTGCCGATGTTGACATTTCGGCTGTGGCGTCCGCTGTCACACGACACGATGGAAGTCTGGTCGTGGTTTCTCGTCGAGAAGGATGCCGACGAAGAGTTCAAACAGCAGTCGTATGAGACCTACGTACGAACGTTCGGCATCTCCGGTGTGTTCGAACAGGACGACGCCGAGACTTGGCGCTCCATCACTGCGGGAACGCAAGGCATTCTCGCAGGCAGCCAGACACTCAACTTCGAGATGGGCATGGGTGTGCTGACCAGCGACGACACGTGGAAGGGGCCCGGTCGTCCCCTGTCCAGCGGGTACGCGGAGCGTAACCAACGCGAATTCTGGGGTCGCCTGTTGGAGTTACTCACCGACTCAGGCGATGACGCCAGCGAAACCGAGCCCAAACCCCAACTACTCGCGCAATCTCGGACCAATGCAGACGAGGTCGCCTGA